A genomic region of Xanthomonas campestris pv. phormiicola contains the following coding sequences:
- a CDS encoding M14 family metallopeptidase: MIRPWLVPFLLPMLLCSMPLLASDAGLSTEAERSGYARTGRYAETIALCAAFAQRYPQAVRCFDFGTTPEGRPMQALAVSTSGALDAAAAQARKLPVVLIQGGIHAGEIDGKDAGFLALRQLLDGEAARGALDKQVWLFVPVFNVDGHERFGAWNRPNQRGPEQMGWRTTAQNLNLNRDYVKADAPEMQAMLRLVEQWDPLLYVDLHVTDGAQFEHDVSVQVEPLHAGDAALRGDGLRLRDGVLADLKRQGSLPLPYYPSFVVNDDPASGFEDGVATPRFSHGYFQLRNRFGMLVETHSWKPYPQRVRITRNTIVSVLQQVARNGGRWRADALAADTRAQQLGGKTLALDYRTTEQSHLVDFRGYAYTRTLSPVSGALMTRYDERTPQIWRVPLRDRIVPSVEVVAPRAGYLVPAAQAALVAAKLRQHGIAFRTLDRAATLPVQTFRADDASFAVRSSEGHQRLAVKGAWQPDTRAIGAGTLFVPIAQPKARLLMALLEPQAPDSLLQWGEFNSAFERTEYMEDYVAEDVARQMLASDPALQAEFEGKLEHDADFAKDPHARLEFFYRRHSSWDTQYRLYPVMRSDEAPS; this comes from the coding sequence ATGATCCGACCCTGGCTGGTTCCCTTCCTGCTGCCGATGCTGCTGTGCAGCATGCCATTGCTGGCCAGCGATGCGGGCCTGTCCACCGAGGCCGAACGCAGCGGCTACGCGCGCACCGGCCGCTACGCCGAGACCATCGCATTGTGCGCTGCGTTCGCGCAGCGCTATCCGCAGGCGGTGCGCTGCTTCGATTTCGGCACCACGCCCGAGGGCCGGCCGATGCAGGCGCTGGCGGTGTCCACCTCCGGCGCGCTGGACGCGGCCGCGGCGCAGGCGCGCAAGCTGCCGGTGGTGCTGATCCAGGGCGGCATCCACGCCGGCGAGATCGACGGCAAGGACGCCGGCTTCCTGGCGCTGCGCCAGCTGCTCGACGGTGAGGCCGCGCGCGGTGCGCTGGACAAGCAGGTGTGGCTGTTCGTGCCGGTGTTCAACGTCGATGGCCACGAGCGCTTCGGCGCCTGGAACCGGCCCAACCAGCGCGGCCCGGAGCAGATGGGCTGGCGCACCACCGCGCAGAACCTCAACCTCAACCGCGACTACGTCAAGGCCGATGCGCCGGAGATGCAGGCGATGCTGCGCCTGGTCGAGCAGTGGGATCCGCTGCTGTACGTGGACCTGCACGTCACCGACGGCGCGCAGTTCGAGCACGACGTGTCGGTGCAGGTGGAACCGCTGCACGCCGGCGACGCCGCGCTGCGCGGCGACGGCCTGCGCCTGCGCGACGGCGTGCTCGCCGACCTCAAGCGCCAGGGCTCGCTGCCGCTGCCCTACTACCCCTCGTTCGTGGTCAACGACGATCCGGCCTCCGGCTTCGAGGACGGCGTGGCCACGCCGCGCTTCTCGCACGGCTATTTCCAGCTGCGCAACCGCTTCGGCATGCTGGTGGAAACGCATTCGTGGAAGCCCTATCCGCAACGCGTGCGCATCACCCGCAACACCATCGTCTCGGTGCTGCAGCAGGTGGCGCGCAACGGCGGCCGCTGGCGCGCCGACGCGCTGGCCGCCGACACGCGCGCGCAGCAGCTCGGCGGCAAGACGCTGGCGCTGGACTACCGCACCACCGAACAGTCGCACCTGGTGGATTTCCGCGGCTACGCCTACACCCGCACGCTGTCGCCGGTGTCCGGCGCGCTGATGACCCGCTACGACGAGCGCACCCCACAGATCTGGCGGGTGCCGCTGCGCGATCGCATCGTGCCGAGCGTGGAAGTCGTGGCGCCGCGCGCCGGCTATCTGGTGCCGGCCGCGCAGGCGGCGCTGGTCGCCGCCAAGTTGCGCCAGCACGGCATCGCCTTCCGCACCCTGGACCGCGCCGCCACGCTGCCGGTGCAGACGTTCCGCGCCGACGACGCCAGCTTCGCCGTGCGTTCCTCCGAAGGCCACCAGCGGCTCGCGGTCAAGGGCGCCTGGCAGCCGGACACCCGCGCCATCGGCGCCGGCACGCTGTTCGTGCCGATCGCCCAGCCCAAGGCGCGGCTGCTGATGGCGCTGCTGGAACCGCAGGCGCCGGACTCGCTGCTGCAATGGGGCGAGTTCAACAGCGCCTTCGAACGCACCGAATACATGGAAGACTATGTGGCCGAGGACGTGGCGCGGCAGATGCTGGCCAGCGACCCGGCGCTGCAGGCCGAATTCGAGGGCAAACTCGAGCACGACGCCGACTTCGCCAAGGATCCGCATGCGCGGCTGGAGTTCTTCTACCGCCGCCATTCCTCATGGGACACGCAGTACCGGCTGTATCCGGTGATGCGCAGCGACGAAGCGCCGTCCTAG
- a CDS encoding oligopeptide:H+ symporter: MSAASAAAGARMPRQIPYIIGNEACERFSFYGMRNILVQFLITSLLLQEMTAPGREAEAKHILHSFMVGVYFFPLLGGWLADRFFGKYTTIVWFSLVYCAGHACLALFEGSRSGFFVGLGLIALGAGGIKPLVASFMGDQFDQSNKHLAKVVFDAFYWIINFGSLFASLLIPLALKHLGPAWAFGIPGILMFVATLVFWAGRRRYVRVPLPPQDPHGFAQVVRSALLARAPGQRRPGLALAAVAVLLALASFALLPALGIVICLCLALVLLLAGVGGGTWWQLERARALHPDAAVDGVRAVLRVLVVFALATPFFSLFDQKASTWVLQGQQMQMPDWFSASQMQALNPALVMLLIPFNNLVLYPLLRRGGYEPTALRRMTAGIACSGLAWIVVGTLQVAMDGGDALSIAWQILPYALLTFGEVLVSATGLEFAYSQAPPSMKGVVMSFWNLTTTVGNLWVLLSNAAVRNDAVTAHIGSTGLSETAFLMFFFAAFACVAALLFGLYARRYRMVDHYRTA, encoded by the coding sequence ATGAGCGCGGCCAGCGCAGCGGCCGGCGCGCGGATGCCGCGGCAGATCCCGTACATCATCGGCAACGAGGCCTGCGAGCGTTTCAGCTTCTACGGCATGCGCAACATCCTGGTGCAGTTCCTGATCACCTCGCTGCTGCTGCAGGAGATGACCGCGCCCGGCCGCGAGGCCGAGGCCAAGCACATCCTGCACAGCTTCATGGTCGGCGTGTATTTCTTCCCGCTGCTCGGCGGCTGGCTGGCCGACCGCTTCTTCGGCAAGTACACCACCATCGTGTGGTTCAGCCTGGTCTATTGCGCCGGCCATGCCTGCCTGGCCCTGTTCGAGGGCAGCCGCAGCGGCTTCTTCGTCGGGCTCGGCCTGATCGCGCTGGGCGCGGGCGGGATCAAGCCGCTGGTGGCCTCGTTCATGGGCGACCAGTTCGACCAGTCCAACAAGCACCTGGCCAAGGTGGTGTTCGACGCCTTCTACTGGATCATCAACTTCGGTTCGCTGTTCGCCTCGCTGCTGATCCCGCTGGCGCTGAAGCATCTCGGCCCGGCCTGGGCGTTCGGCATTCCCGGCATCCTGATGTTCGTGGCCACGCTGGTGTTCTGGGCCGGGCGCCGCCGCTACGTGCGCGTGCCGCTGCCGCCGCAGGATCCGCACGGCTTCGCCCAGGTGGTGCGCAGCGCGCTGCTGGCGCGCGCGCCGGGGCAGCGGCGTCCGGGCCTGGCGCTGGCCGCCGTCGCGGTGCTGCTGGCGCTGGCCAGCTTCGCGCTGCTGCCGGCGCTGGGCATCGTGATCTGCCTGTGCCTGGCGCTGGTGCTGCTGCTGGCCGGCGTCGGCGGCGGCACCTGGTGGCAGCTGGAGCGCGCCCGCGCGCTGCATCCGGACGCGGCGGTGGACGGCGTGCGCGCGGTGCTGCGGGTGCTGGTGGTGTTCGCGCTGGCGACCCCGTTCTTCTCGCTGTTCGACCAGAAGGCCTCGACCTGGGTGCTGCAGGGCCAGCAGATGCAGATGCCCGACTGGTTCAGCGCCTCGCAGATGCAGGCGCTGAATCCGGCGCTGGTGATGCTGTTGATCCCGTTCAACAACCTGGTGCTGTATCCGCTGCTGCGCCGTGGCGGCTACGAGCCGACCGCGCTGCGACGGATGACCGCCGGCATCGCCTGCAGCGGCCTGGCCTGGATCGTGGTCGGCACGCTGCAGGTGGCGATGGACGGCGGCGACGCGCTGTCCATCGCCTGGCAGATCCTGCCGTACGCGCTGCTGACCTTCGGCGAGGTGCTGGTCTCGGCGACCGGGCTGGAGTTCGCCTACAGCCAGGCGCCGCCATCGATGAAGGGCGTGGTGATGAGCTTCTGGAACCTGACCACCACGGTCGGCAACCTGTGGGTGCTGCTGTCCAACGCGGCGGTGCGCAACGACGCCGTCACCGCGCACATCGGCAGTACCGGGCTCAGCGAAACCGCGTTCCTGATGTTCTTCTTCGCCGCCTTCGCCTGCGTCGCCGCGCTGTTGTTCGGGCTGTATGCGCGCCGTTACCGCATGGTCGATCATTACCGTACCGCCTGA
- a CDS encoding rhomboid family intramembrane serine protease: MPSVTPVNLILIVLTVLVSWAAFNNRKLLDRLILWPPAIDRHKQYDRLVTHGFIHADFPHLLFNMITLYFFGGPIERLMERLTGSLLTYPLFYLAALVVAILPSYLKNQKNPNYFSLGASGAVSAVLFAYILLAPWTGIYFFFIPIPIPAILYALFYVGYSIWMDRRGGDNINHSAHLAGAAFGVMFLLIMEPSVLQHFLGELAQPRFGRD, translated from the coding sequence ATGCCGTCCGTCACCCCCGTCAACCTGATCCTGATCGTCCTCACCGTGCTGGTGTCGTGGGCGGCGTTCAACAACCGCAAGCTGCTCGACCGATTGATCCTGTGGCCGCCGGCAATCGACCGGCACAAGCAGTACGACCGGCTGGTGACGCACGGCTTCATCCACGCCGATTTCCCGCATCTGCTGTTCAACATGATCACGCTGTACTTCTTCGGCGGTCCGATCGAACGGTTGATGGAGCGGCTGACCGGCAGCCTGCTGACCTATCCGCTGTTCTACCTGGCGGCGCTGGTGGTGGCGATCCTGCCCAGCTACCTGAAGAACCAGAAGAACCCGAACTACTTCAGCCTGGGCGCGTCCGGCGCGGTTTCGGCGGTGCTGTTCGCCTACATCCTGCTGGCGCCGTGGACCGGGATCTACTTCTTCTTCATCCCGATCCCGATCCCGGCGATCCTCTACGCGCTGTTCTACGTGGGCTACAGCATCTGGATGGACCGCCGTGGCGGCGACAACATCAACCACAGCGCGCACCTGGCCGGCGCCGCGTTCGGGGTGATGTTCCTGCTGATCATGGAGCCGTCGGTGCTGCAGCACTTCCTGGGCGAGCTGGCGCAGCCGCGCTTCGGCCGCGACTAG
- a CDS encoding N-acetyltransferase, with amino-acid sequence MSAASLPPIAHDPQRQRFALQLDGHEAELDYLLQDGRLVITHTGVPTAIGGRGLAARLVSAALEHARAQGLKVVPACSYAAVFVQRHPEYADLLG; translated from the coding sequence ATGAGCGCAGCGTCCCTCCCCCCGATCGCACACGATCCGCAGCGGCAGCGCTTCGCGCTGCAGCTGGACGGCCACGAGGCCGAGTTGGACTACCTGCTGCAGGACGGGCGCCTGGTCATCACCCATACCGGAGTGCCGACCGCGATCGGCGGCCGCGGCCTGGCCGCGCGGCTGGTGAGCGCGGCGCTGGAGCATGCGCGGGCGCAGGGATTGAAGGTGGTGCCGGCCTGTTCGTATGCGGCGGTGTTCGTGCAGCGCCATCCCGAATACGCCGACCTGCTCGGTTGA
- a CDS encoding DUF3298 and DUF4163 domain-containing protein: protein MPWRWTALALAATLAVAGCKRDAAAPVAAPAPVAAPAAAAAPAAPAPVELKDVIEHSPSYVVGITFPPALNRYPGLAEAVGRYAQAARGELMEAVGGLGNDRPSAPYELSLQFEMLLERPDLVAVAADGSRYTGGAHGEPLVARFVWLPQQQRMLSAEALIPDPKGWAQVAGYVATQLRQAVQQRVDAEQLPPEDHDEQVRSADKMIAEGTGPQAENFSQFQPLVDANGKIVALRFVFPPYQVGPYSDGTQSVDVPASVLRGLVAPEYAALFAAA from the coding sequence ATTCCATGGCGCTGGACGGCGCTGGCGTTGGCGGCGACCTTGGCCGTGGCCGGGTGCAAGCGCGACGCCGCCGCGCCGGTCGCCGCGCCGGCGCCGGTTGCGGCGCCCGCCGCCGCGGCAGCGCCGGCGGCGCCCGCGCCGGTGGAACTGAAGGATGTGATCGAACACAGCCCCAGCTACGTGGTCGGCATCACCTTTCCGCCTGCGCTCAACCGCTATCCGGGGCTGGCCGAGGCGGTCGGCCGCTACGCGCAGGCGGCGCGCGGCGAATTGATGGAAGCGGTCGGCGGGCTCGGCAACGACCGTCCCAGCGCGCCTTACGAGTTGTCGCTGCAGTTCGAGATGCTGCTGGAACGGCCGGACCTGGTCGCGGTGGCCGCCGACGGCAGCCGCTATACCGGCGGCGCCCACGGCGAGCCGCTGGTGGCGCGCTTCGTATGGTTGCCGCAGCAGCAACGCATGCTCAGCGCCGAAGCGCTGATCCCCGATCCCAAGGGCTGGGCGCAGGTGGCCGGCTATGTCGCCACGCAGCTGCGCCAGGCGGTGCAGCAGCGCGTGGATGCCGAGCAGCTGCCGCCGGAGGACCACGACGAACAGGTCCGCAGCGCCGACAAGATGATCGCCGAAGGAACCGGGCCGCAGGCGGAGAACTTCAGCCAGTTCCAGCCGCTGGTCGATGCCAACGGCAAGATCGTCGCGTTGCGCTTCGTGTTCCCGCCGTATCAGGTGGGGCCGTATTCGGATGGCACGCAGTCGGTGGACGTCCCGGCCAGCGTGCTGCGCGGCCTGGTGGCGCCGGAATACGCGGCGCTGTTCGCCGCCGCCTAG
- a CDS encoding MarR family transcriptional regulator produces MGSFDQTERRVAFTCERYPVFPREPAVLVRLVKHLYKRVHANACVLLKAYGISPPEYEILMMLYGTPGQCITPTEVAEAAGEKPANITRLTDNLCDKGLILRSASPDDRRKITMTLQPAGIALIEAMLPAVCRFLDEETAGLNEAEQAQLETLLKKMLAGIDSAG; encoded by the coding sequence ATGGGAAGTTTTGATCAAACTGAGCGGCGCGTCGCTTTTACCTGCGAGCGCTATCCCGTCTTCCCGCGCGAACCTGCCGTTCTGGTCAGGCTCGTCAAGCACCTGTACAAGCGCGTCCATGCCAATGCCTGCGTGCTGCTCAAGGCCTACGGCATCAGTCCGCCGGAGTACGAGATCCTGATGATGCTGTACGGCACGCCCGGGCAGTGCATCACCCCGACCGAAGTGGCCGAGGCGGCAGGCGAGAAGCCGGCCAACATCACCCGCCTCACCGACAACCTGTGCGACAAGGGCCTGATCCTGCGCTCGGCCAGCCCCGACGACCGGCGCAAGATCACCATGACCCTGCAGCCGGCGGGAATCGCGCTGATCGAAGCCATGTTGCCGGCGGTGTGCCGTTTTCTGGACGAAGAAACCGCCGGCCTCAACGAGGCCGAGCAGGCGCAGCTGGAGACCCTGCTCAAGAAGATGCTCGCCGGCATCGACAGCGCCGGCTGA
- a CDS encoding M3 family metallopeptidase, whose product MTTRLALALAATLGLAMPAYANAATPATAQAATQANPFFAESPLPLHYPQFDRIKDSDFAPAFDAGMAQQLKEVQAIAEQKAKPSFDNTIVAMEKSGQVLDRATTVFFNLVGADTNDARKQLQAEYSGRFAAHRDTISLNPKLFARIQALYDARDQLGLDAQGLRLVEKYYSDFVRDGAKLGDADKTRLKAMNAELAKLGTRFSQNVLAEVNAAAVVVDDVKQLDGLSDEQIASAAEAAKARKLDGKYVIALLNTTGQPPLTQLKDRALRQKIYQASVSRGSHGGQYDNTALVSRIMSLRAERAKLLGYPNHAAYSLEDQTAKTPEAVNAMLGKLAPAAVANARREAADLQAMIDKEQKAAGKPSFKLQAWDWAYYSEKVRQARYDFDEAQLKPYLELKNVLENGVFYAANQEYGLTFKQRTDLPTYRDDLLVYDVFDADGQQLAIFIADMYARESKRGGAWMNSYVSQSALTGYKPVVANHLNIPKPPAGQPTLLTWDEVTTAFHEFGHALHGMFSNVQYPYFSGTSVPRDFVEFPSQVNEMWADDPAILKHYAKHYQTGAPMPQALLDKVVAAAKFNQGFATTEYLGAAMLDQRWHQLGAGQVPPAAGVMDFEAKALAADGIAYAPVPPRYRTPYFSHIMGGYAAGYYAYIWSEVLDANTQQWFKQHGGLSRANGDRFRQTLLSRGGSVDAMQLFQDFAGHAPKIEPLLEKRGLTPAGGDGALPQTPAGKD is encoded by the coding sequence ATGACCACCCGCCTCGCCCTCGCGCTCGCCGCCACGCTCGGACTCGCCATGCCTGCCTATGCCAACGCCGCCACGCCCGCCACCGCGCAAGCGGCCACGCAGGCCAATCCGTTCTTCGCCGAAAGTCCGCTGCCGCTGCACTACCCGCAGTTCGACCGGATCAAGGACAGCGACTTCGCCCCGGCCTTCGACGCCGGCATGGCGCAGCAGCTGAAGGAAGTGCAGGCGATCGCCGAGCAGAAGGCCAAGCCGAGCTTCGACAACACCATCGTGGCGATGGAGAAGAGCGGCCAGGTGCTGGATCGCGCCACCACGGTGTTCTTCAACCTGGTCGGCGCCGACACCAACGATGCGCGCAAGCAGCTGCAGGCCGAGTATTCGGGCAGGTTCGCCGCGCACCGCGACACCATCTCGCTCAACCCCAAGCTGTTCGCCCGCATCCAGGCGCTGTATGACGCCCGCGACCAGCTCGGCCTGGACGCGCAGGGCCTGCGCCTGGTCGAGAAGTACTACAGCGATTTCGTGCGCGACGGCGCCAAGCTCGGCGATGCCGACAAGACCAGGCTCAAGGCGATGAACGCCGAGTTGGCCAAGCTCGGCACCCGGTTCAGCCAGAACGTGCTGGCCGAAGTGAATGCCGCCGCGGTGGTGGTGGACGACGTCAAGCAGCTCGACGGCCTGTCCGACGAACAGATCGCCTCGGCGGCGGAAGCCGCCAAGGCACGCAAGCTCGACGGCAAGTACGTGATCGCGCTGCTCAACACCACCGGCCAGCCGCCGCTGACCCAGCTCAAGGACCGCGCGCTGCGGCAGAAGATCTACCAAGCCTCGGTGTCGCGCGGCAGCCACGGCGGCCAGTACGACAACACCGCGCTGGTGTCGCGGATCATGAGCCTGCGCGCCGAACGCGCCAAGCTGCTGGGCTATCCGAACCACGCCGCCTACTCGCTGGAAGACCAGACCGCCAAGACCCCCGAAGCGGTCAACGCGATGCTCGGCAAGCTGGCCCCGGCGGCGGTGGCCAACGCCAGGCGCGAGGCCGCCGACCTGCAGGCGATGATCGACAAGGAACAGAAGGCGGCCGGCAAGCCGAGCTTCAAGCTCCAGGCCTGGGACTGGGCCTACTACAGCGAGAAGGTGCGCCAGGCCAGGTACGACTTCGACGAGGCCCAGCTCAAGCCCTACCTGGAACTGAAGAACGTGCTGGAAAACGGCGTGTTCTATGCCGCCAACCAGGAATACGGGTTGACCTTCAAGCAACGCACCGACCTGCCGACCTACCGCGACGACCTGCTGGTCTACGACGTGTTCGACGCCGACGGCCAGCAGCTGGCGATCTTCATCGCCGACATGTATGCGCGCGAATCCAAGCGCGGCGGCGCGTGGATGAATTCCTACGTGTCGCAGTCGGCGCTGACCGGCTACAAGCCGGTGGTCGCCAACCACCTCAACATTCCCAAGCCGCCGGCCGGCCAGCCGACCCTGCTGACCTGGGACGAGGTCACCACCGCGTTCCACGAGTTCGGCCATGCGCTGCACGGCATGTTCTCCAACGTGCAGTATCCGTACTTCTCCGGCACCAGCGTGCCGCGCGACTTCGTCGAGTTCCCCTCGCAGGTCAACGAGATGTGGGCGGACGATCCGGCCATCCTCAAGCACTACGCCAAGCACTACCAGACCGGTGCGCCGATGCCGCAGGCCTTGCTGGACAAGGTCGTGGCCGCGGCCAAGTTCAACCAGGGCTTCGCCACCACCGAGTACCTGGGCGCGGCGATGCTCGACCAGCGCTGGCACCAGCTCGGCGCCGGCCAGGTGCCGCCGGCTGCGGGCGTGATGGACTTCGAAGCCAAGGCGCTGGCCGCCGACGGCATCGCCTATGCGCCGGTGCCGCCGCGCTACCGCACGCCCTACTTCAGCCACATCATGGGCGGCTACGCGGCCGGCTACTACGCCTACATCTGGTCCGAGGTGCTAGACGCCAACACCCAGCAGTGGTTCAAGCAGCATGGCGGGCTCAGCCGCGCCAACGGCGACCGTTTCCGCCAGACCCTGCTCTCGCGCGGCGGCAGCGTCGATGCGATGCAGCTGTTCCAGGACTTCGCCGGGCATGCGCCGAAGATCGAGCCGTTGCTGGAAAAGCGCGGCCTGACCCCGGCTGGCGGCGACGGCGCCTTGCCGCAGACGCCGGCCGGCAAGGACTGA